A section of the Enterococcus montenegrensis genome encodes:
- a CDS encoding TMEM175 family protein, producing the protein MTKGRLTAFTDGVVAIVITILVLEIRFPQAPTLASLLAMRDVLTAYTISFIFVAVIWVTHHRVMKMTEKVDDRVIWANIFWLFWLTLCPAVTQWVGSNPGMFWPALAYVVVYTMWSFSFGILTKQILKANDDNTRGTQLLRNDRRSSFSMVINLLLVAAVFWHPTIGLFGRFIVSAIWIPSYETAAKIQAGLHL; encoded by the coding sequence GTGACAAAAGGACGTTTAACGGCTTTTACTGACGGTGTTGTAGCAATCGTCATTACCATTTTAGTATTGGAAATTCGTTTTCCCCAAGCGCCAACTTTAGCATCACTTTTAGCCATGCGGGATGTGTTAACTGCGTATACCATCAGTTTTATTTTTGTCGCGGTTATTTGGGTGACACATCATCGGGTGATGAAGATGACAGAAAAAGTCGATGACCGGGTCATTTGGGCCAATATTTTTTGGCTTTTTTGGTTAACTTTGTGTCCAGCTGTCACGCAGTGGGTGGGAAGTAATCCGGGGATGTTCTGGCCAGCGTTAGCTTATGTGGTGGTGTACACCATGTGGAGCTTTTCATTTGGTATTTTAACAAAGCAAATTTTAAAAGCGAATGATGACAACACCCGGGGAACACAGTTGTTGCGCAATGATCGTCGTAGCAGTTTTTCAATGGTGATTAATCTATTATTAGTGGCAGCCGTTTTTTGGCATCCTACGATTGGGTTGTTTGGTCGTTTTATTGTTTCTGCCATTTGGATTCCTTCTTACGAAACAGCCGCCAAAATTCAAGCAGGATTGCATCTATAA
- a CDS encoding helix-turn-helix domain-containing protein, giving the protein MVYEELMMDSSTLLKFKLFRKMMFIGRQNYPIAELAQEMDLNYQQTVIDLTEIDKDISKIHPEHESFLIGAGKIDCLNLTATIDEYRYYLLQGSVPFQFILYFMNEENPTIEDFCDRYFSSRSTVSRKIEKLKNFLKSFNLRFTYTEAGMVGDERLVRLALFHLIWLGSRGITWPFSVSEEKVEKIVDAFGEYFPLSRTYLGRWELKYFAAIFLLRIEKGNFVKYDKAYDCLMKDNDYYDFSRLNPLVDNKLTSRQNKAESSFIFFLAHFIPFYTLEDDPTLTQTIKDFSEKPNPVYNLVEKFLDFAKADLFSDNPALLDQPMVLGNLLNITFGYYVIKYRFPTIQRLLGPKQVFESPIREMEAKIHTFFTEMSEQEPYNSFVNNATISSLVNGFTQVLMPLYDTTTKAHKVEVGVALEHNYLLVKSVYQFMSDLQFVNAETYNSQKRDQYDLIISSSLLVKNQYPELNVFLWEHGLDDEQYIILYKRLRKIFNEKNK; this is encoded by the coding sequence ATGGTATATGAAGAGCTGATGATGGACTCATCAACCTTGTTAAAATTTAAACTGTTCCGCAAAATGATGTTTATTGGGCGACAGAATTACCCAATTGCAGAGCTGGCCCAAGAAATGGATTTAAACTACCAGCAAACTGTCATCGACTTAACGGAAATTGATAAAGATATTAGTAAGATTCATCCTGAACACGAAAGCTTTTTAATCGGGGCTGGCAAAATTGATTGTCTTAATTTAACGGCCACCATCGACGAGTACCGTTACTATCTATTACAAGGTTCAGTGCCATTTCAATTTATTTTATATTTTATGAATGAAGAAAATCCAACGATTGAAGATTTCTGTGACCGTTACTTCTCAAGTCGCTCGACAGTATCGCGTAAGATTGAGAAGTTAAAGAACTTCTTGAAATCTTTTAATTTGCGCTTTACATACACTGAAGCTGGCATGGTGGGGGATGAACGCCTTGTACGCTTGGCCCTATTCCATTTAATCTGGTTGGGTTCTAGAGGGATTACTTGGCCTTTTAGTGTGTCCGAAGAAAAAGTTGAAAAAATTGTCGATGCCTTTGGCGAGTACTTCCCACTTTCCCGTACTTATTTAGGTCGTTGGGAATTAAAATACTTTGCCGCGATTTTCTTATTGCGAATTGAAAAAGGTAATTTTGTAAAATATGACAAAGCTTACGACTGCTTGATGAAAGATAACGATTATTATGATTTTTCTCGTTTGAATCCTTTAGTAGACAATAAATTGACGTCACGGCAAAATAAAGCAGAGTCTAGCTTTATTTTCTTCTTGGCACACTTTATTCCTTTTTACACGTTAGAAGATGATCCAACCTTAACGCAAACCATTAAAGACTTCAGCGAAAAACCAAATCCTGTTTATAACTTGGTGGAAAAATTCTTAGATTTTGCCAAAGCTGACTTATTTTCAGACAACCCTGCGCTTTTGGATCAACCAATGGTACTAGGAAATCTCTTAAATATTACCTTTGGTTATTATGTCATTAAATATCGGTTTCCAACTATTCAACGACTATTGGGACCAAAACAAGTTTTTGAATCGCCAATTCGAGAAATGGAAGCTAAAATCCACACTTTCTTTACCGAGATGAGTGAACAAGAACCTTATAATAGCTTTGTTAATAATGCGACGATTAGCAGTTTGGTCAATGGCTTTACGCAAGTTTTAATGCCTCTTTACGATACAACTACAAAAGCGCATAAAGTAGAAGTTGGTGTGGCTTTAGAACACAATTATCTACTTGTTAAAAGCGTTTATCAGTTTATGTCTGACTTGCAATTTGTTAACGCTGAAACATACAACAGCCAAAAACGTGACCAATATGATTTAATTATCAGCTCTTCTTTATTAGTAAAAAATCAGTACCCTGAATTAAACGTCTTTTTATGGGAACACGGTTTAGACGATGAACAATACATCATCTTATACAAACGTCTACGCAAGATTTTTAACGAAAAAAATAAATAG
- the brnQ gene encoding branched-chain amino acid transport system II carrier protein, translating into MEKKLQFKDYLFVGSMLFGLFFGAGNLIFPVHMGQLAGANVFRANLGFLVTGIGLPFLGVLAIGLSRSSGLYDLACRVNKTYAKIFTILLYLVIGPFFALPRLATTSFEIGLAPFLAKEQTTLALAGFSILFFVAAWALSRKPTKLLNYVGKFLNPLFLLLLGILILLAFLNPIGGIQATPIQADYTNHAFLTGFTEGYNTLDALASLAFGIIIVTTLKDMGVKKPSTIAIDTVKSGFVSILLMGIIYTLLALMGTMSLGKFAISENGGIALAEIARHYLGTGGSILLAFIVIIACLKTAIGLITAFSETFVALFPQQKYTTFVTGASFLACLFANVGLTKIIEFSTPVLMFTYPLAITLILLALLGPLFKQRASVYRLTTYFTLFAAIIDGLNAAPAFLKNLAPVQSLLHFATDYLPFFKLGMGWILPAVIGFGVGLIWTVIKKAPVENSQ; encoded by the coding sequence ATGGAAAAGAAACTGCAATTTAAAGATTATTTGTTTGTCGGTTCAATGTTATTTGGTTTATTTTTTGGAGCGGGAAATTTAATTTTCCCAGTGCACATGGGACAGCTAGCCGGTGCTAACGTCTTTCGCGCGAATTTAGGTTTTTTGGTTACTGGTATTGGCTTACCTTTTTTAGGTGTTTTAGCTATCGGTTTATCCCGCAGCAGCGGACTTTATGATTTAGCTTGTCGTGTCAATAAGACCTATGCCAAAATTTTTACTATTTTATTATACTTAGTTATCGGACCATTTTTTGCTTTACCTCGGTTAGCAACAACCTCTTTTGAAATTGGCTTAGCGCCTTTTTTGGCTAAGGAGCAAACTACACTAGCATTAGCAGGCTTTAGTATTTTATTTTTTGTAGCTGCCTGGGCATTATCCCGCAAGCCAACAAAATTATTAAATTATGTCGGTAAATTTTTAAATCCGTTGTTTTTATTACTATTAGGAATTTTAATTTTATTAGCCTTTTTAAACCCTATCGGTGGTATTCAGGCTACGCCTATTCAAGCAGACTACACCAATCACGCCTTTTTAACAGGCTTTACTGAAGGCTACAACACCTTAGATGCTTTAGCTTCCCTTGCTTTTGGGATTATTATTGTGACGACCTTAAAAGATATGGGCGTTAAAAAACCCAGCACGATTGCCATCGATACGGTTAAATCGGGTTTTGTCAGCATTCTTTTAATGGGTATTATTTACACTTTACTGGCTTTAATGGGAACCATGAGTTTAGGTAAATTTGCCATCTCTGAAAATGGGGGCATTGCCTTAGCAGAGATTGCCCGCCACTATCTTGGTACCGGTGGAAGTATTTTACTAGCCTTTATCGTTATCATCGCTTGTTTAAAAACTGCAATCGGGTTAATTACGGCTTTTTCGGAAACATTCGTCGCATTATTTCCCCAACAAAAATATACAACTTTTGTTACTGGTGCTAGTTTTTTAGCCTGCTTATTTGCCAATGTTGGACTAACGAAGATCATTGAGTTTTCAACACCGGTGTTGATGTTCACGTATCCGTTAGCCATCACTTTAATTTTATTAGCTTTACTTGGACCTTTGTTTAAACAAAGAGCTAGCGTGTATCGACTGACCACGTATTTCACTTTGTTTGCTGCAATCATTGACGGTTTGAACGCTGCCCCTGCCTTCTTGAAAAATTTAGCTCCGGTTCAAAGTCTCTTACACTTTGCGACAGATTACCTTCCCTTTTTCAAACTGGGAATGGGCTGGATTTTACCTGCTGTCATCGGCTTTGGTGTAGGTTTAATTTGGACCGTCATCAAAAAAGCACCAGTTGAAAATTCGCAGTAA
- a CDS encoding low molecular weight protein-tyrosine-phosphatase — translation MASILFVCLGNICRSPMAEGLLRQYANERGCKIEVDSAATSSWEIGNPPHLGTQKILKAAGVDVAQMFSRQLKADDFYHFDYLVGMDKENMADILAVAPPDKTAQVASFMSVVAGKEDIFIPDPYYTGDFNETKNLVKMGLKPWFEILTKA, via the coding sequence ATGGCTAGTATTTTATTTGTTTGTTTAGGTAATATTTGTCGCTCGCCAATGGCAGAAGGATTATTGCGACAATATGCTAATGAAAGAGGCTGCAAAATAGAAGTCGATTCTGCTGCGACTAGTAGCTGGGAAATCGGAAATCCACCTCATCTGGGCACCCAAAAAATTTTGAAAGCAGCAGGCGTTGATGTCGCACAAATGTTTTCTCGACAATTAAAAGCTGATGACTTTTACCATTTTGATTATCTTGTGGGCATGGATAAAGAGAATATGGCCGACATTTTAGCTGTGGCACCACCGGATAAAACAGCGCAAGTGGCGTCTTTTATGTCTGTTGTAGCTGGTAAAGAAGATATTTTTATTCCAGATCCTTATTATACAGGTGATTTTAATGAAACAAAAAACCTAGTAAAAATGGGGTTAAAACCATGGTTTGAAATTTTGACTAAGGCTTAG
- a CDS encoding ABC transporter permease subunit (The N-terminal region of this protein, as described by TIGR01726, is a three transmembrane segment that identifies a subfamily of ABC transporter permease subunits, which specificities that include histidine, arginine, glutamine, glutamate, L-cystine (sic), the opines (in Agrobacterium) octopine and nopaline, etc.) produces the protein MNKKISVTALLTIILSFFTVAFAATPALADSKTPADTLRVGMEAGYAPFNWTQTTDAHGAVPIQGESSAWAGGYDVQIAKKVAEGLGKKLVIVKTDWDGLPVALQSGKIDAVIAGMSPTAERKKEIDFTNPYYESHLVIVTRKDSKYAKAKDLADFKGAKITAQLNTFHYTVIDQIPDVKKEQAQKNFSAMRAALSSGVIDGYVSERPEGVTATSVDKSYAMVEFAKDKGFKTNPEDVQVAVGMRKGDPDVAKVNEILAGISEDERTKLMDAAIKEQPAATEENEAKSGFLHDIKTIWGQYGGLFLRGAGLTLLIAIVSTILGTSLGLLIGVVRSLPEAENKAVFIFQRFFNWLLSVYIEVFRGTPMMVQAMVIYYGLAQVFQIDLNRTLAAFIIVSVNTGAYMSEIVRGGIFAVDPGQFEAAQAIGMTHGQTMTKVVLPQVIRNILPATGNEFVINIKDTAVLSVISVADLFFQGTSAAGTNYKFFPVFTIVGIMYLIMTYSISRILRFVEKRMDGPQSYIKADEADLEAEEQ, from the coding sequence ATGAACAAAAAAATCTCAGTTACCGCACTACTTACCATTATTTTAAGTTTTTTCACCGTCGCCTTTGCTGCGACACCGGCCTTAGCTGACAGCAAAACACCAGCTGACACTTTACGGGTAGGCATGGAAGCTGGCTATGCGCCATTTAACTGGACGCAAACCACTGATGCCCACGGCGCTGTCCCAATTCAAGGAGAAAGCTCAGCTTGGGCAGGTGGCTACGATGTTCAGATTGCCAAAAAAGTTGCCGAGGGGTTAGGCAAAAAATTAGTCATCGTTAAAACCGATTGGGATGGCCTACCTGTCGCATTGCAATCTGGAAAAATTGATGCTGTTATTGCCGGCATGTCACCTACTGCCGAACGTAAAAAAGAAATCGACTTTACCAATCCTTACTATGAATCACATCTCGTTATTGTCACACGAAAAGATAGTAAATACGCAAAAGCGAAAGACTTAGCTGATTTTAAAGGCGCTAAAATCACTGCACAATTAAATACCTTTCACTATACCGTAATTGACCAAATTCCCGATGTAAAAAAAGAACAAGCGCAAAAGAATTTTTCTGCAATGCGGGCGGCATTATCTTCTGGTGTGATTGACGGTTATGTCTCAGAACGACCAGAAGGCGTGACTGCAACATCCGTTGATAAAAGTTATGCTATGGTAGAATTTGCCAAAGATAAAGGCTTTAAAACCAATCCAGAAGATGTCCAAGTCGCTGTCGGAATGCGTAAAGGTGATCCTGATGTCGCAAAGGTTAATGAAATTTTAGCGGGTATTTCTGAAGATGAACGCACAAAATTGATGGATGCTGCCATTAAAGAGCAGCCTGCTGCGACAGAAGAAAATGAAGCAAAGTCTGGCTTTTTACACGATATTAAAACCATTTGGGGCCAATACGGCGGACTATTTTTACGTGGGGCGGGCTTAACTTTATTGATTGCCATTGTCAGCACGATTTTAGGAACGAGCCTTGGTTTATTAATCGGCGTTGTTCGCTCATTACCAGAAGCAGAAAACAAAGCTGTTTTCATCTTCCAAAGATTTTTTAATTGGCTACTTTCTGTTTACATTGAAGTTTTCCGGGGTACACCAATGATGGTTCAAGCGATGGTCATCTATTATGGACTCGCACAAGTTTTCCAAATCGATTTGAATCGAACCTTAGCTGCTTTTATCATTGTTTCGGTTAATACCGGAGCTTATATGTCTGAGATCGTTCGTGGTGGTATTTTTGCCGTTGACCCTGGTCAATTTGAAGCCGCTCAAGCTATTGGGATGACTCACGGACAAACCATGACAAAAGTTGTCTTGCCTCAAGTAATCCGCAATATTTTGCCAGCGACAGGTAATGAATTTGTCATTAATATTAAAGATACAGCTGTACTAAGTGTTATCTCTGTTGCGGACTTGTTCTTCCAAGGAACATCTGCTGCCGGAACCAACTACAAGTTCTTCCCAGTCTTTACAATTGTCGGCATTATGTATTTGATTATGACCTACAGCATCTCCCGCATTTTACGTTTTGTGGAAAAACGGATGGATGGTCCCCAATCTTATATCAAAGCAGATGAAGCTGATTTAGAAGCAGAAGAACAATAG
- the ruvB gene encoding Holliday junction branch migration DNA helicase RuvB, producing MTEERIVSPEKESAEQLLEKSLRPQFLSQYIGQDKVKHELSIYIAAAKNREESLDHVLLYGPPGLGKTTMAMVIANEMAVNIRTTSGPAIEKPGDLVAILNELEPGDVLFIDEIHRLPRVAEEMLYSAMEDFYVDIMVGQGPTAHPVHFPLPPFTLVGATTRAGMLSAPLRDRFGIISHLEYYEETDLKEIVLRSADIFATDIVATGAHEIARRSRGTPRIANRLLKRVRDFAQVEADGIIDDKIAVRALRLLQVDEVGLDYVDQKLIKTMIELYGGGPVGLSTLAVNIGEETETVEDMYEPFLIQKGFLKRTPRGRIATSLAYEHFGYPYE from the coding sequence GTGACAGAAGAGAGAATTGTCTCACCAGAAAAAGAATCTGCAGAACAATTATTAGAAAAATCATTGCGGCCACAATTTTTGTCGCAATATATTGGGCAAGATAAAGTAAAACATGAATTATCTATTTATATTGCGGCGGCAAAAAATAGAGAAGAGTCTTTAGATCACGTCTTGTTGTATGGACCACCAGGATTAGGTAAGACCACTATGGCGATGGTGATCGCCAATGAAATGGCAGTTAATATTCGGACCACTAGCGGCCCTGCGATTGAAAAACCAGGTGATCTTGTCGCAATTTTAAACGAATTAGAACCTGGCGATGTTTTATTTATCGATGAAATTCATCGCTTGCCGCGAGTAGCAGAAGAAATGCTCTACTCGGCGATGGAAGATTTTTATGTGGATATTATGGTAGGACAAGGACCAACAGCTCATCCTGTCCATTTTCCCTTGCCTCCTTTTACCTTAGTGGGGGCAACGACGCGAGCAGGAATGCTTTCGGCACCGTTGCGGGATCGTTTTGGAATTATTAGTCACTTGGAGTATTACGAAGAGACCGATTTAAAAGAAATCGTCTTGCGTTCAGCTGATATTTTTGCTACCGACATTGTGGCAACTGGTGCCCATGAAATTGCCCGGCGTTCTCGTGGCACGCCGCGAATTGCAAATCGTTTGTTAAAGCGTGTGCGCGATTTTGCCCAAGTGGAAGCAGATGGGATTATCGATGATAAAATTGCCGTCAGAGCGTTACGATTATTACAAGTAGATGAAGTAGGACTGGATTATGTCGATCAAAAACTAATCAAAACTATGATTGAGCTTTATGGTGGTGGCCCGGTTGGCTTAAGTACATTAGCGGTAAATATCGGCGAAGAAACTGAGACAGTAGAAGATATGTATGAACCTTTTTTAATTCAAAAGGGATTCTTAAAACGGACGCCGCGGGGACGAATCGCTACCAGCCTGGCTTACGAACATTTTGGTTACCCTTATGAATAA
- a CDS encoding amino acid permease has translation MEPQELNRSLKNRHVQLISIGGAIGTGLFLGAGKSIQLAGPSILFAYLITGCVCFLIMRSLGELLLSNTDKHSFLDFVAEYLGKKWAFLTGWTYWFCWISIAMADLTATGLYVRYWFPQVPQWLPEIIALVLLVALNMIAVSLFGELEFWFALIKVVAIIALIIVGAYMIVTHYKTAAGTVKISNVWNHGGWFPKGASGFILSFQMVTFAFAGIELVGLVAGETKNPKKVLPEAINNIPIRIILFYLGALFVIMAIYPWNSLNSSESPFVEVFSDIGITAAATVINVVVLSAAASACNSAIYSTGRMLRSLAQEGSAPKPFEKLTKHQVPGNAIFFSALVIFIAVILNYFMPSEVFTIVTSVATTCFLFIWGILVYTHMKYRKSMLGKKSHDFKMPLYPYSNVLIFAFLLFVAVVLLLSKETRIAALVTPVWFVILWLIYHFKFERK, from the coding sequence ATGGAACCACAAGAATTAAATCGTAGTTTAAAAAATCGCCATGTCCAATTAATTTCAATCGGAGGCGCGATTGGAACGGGACTTTTCTTAGGTGCCGGCAAATCGATCCAATTAGCTGGACCTTCCATTTTATTTGCCTATTTAATTACCGGCTGCGTTTGCTTTTTGATTATGCGCTCTTTAGGCGAGTTACTTTTATCAAATACGGACAAACACTCTTTTTTAGATTTTGTTGCGGAATATTTAGGCAAAAAATGGGCATTTTTAACCGGTTGGACCTATTGGTTTTGTTGGATTTCAATTGCCATGGCCGACTTAACTGCCACTGGACTTTACGTGAGGTATTGGTTTCCGCAAGTCCCCCAGTGGCTGCCTGAAATTATTGCCTTAGTTTTACTAGTTGCCTTAAACATGATTGCTGTGTCTTTATTTGGCGAATTGGAGTTTTGGTTTGCTTTAATCAAGGTGGTGGCCATTATTGCTTTAATAATTGTAGGCGCCTATATGATTGTCACCCATTACAAAACCGCTGCAGGGACAGTTAAAATCAGCAATGTCTGGAATCACGGTGGCTGGTTTCCAAAAGGTGCCTCTGGCTTTATTCTCTCTTTTCAAATGGTAACTTTCGCTTTTGCCGGAATTGAGTTGGTTGGACTTGTTGCTGGCGAAACCAAAAATCCGAAAAAAGTTTTACCAGAAGCAATTAACAACATCCCTATTCGAATTATTCTATTTTATTTAGGAGCATTGTTTGTCATTATGGCAATTTACCCTTGGAATAGTTTAAATTCCAGTGAAAGTCCATTTGTTGAAGTCTTCTCTGACATTGGTATTACTGCTGCTGCTACTGTCATTAATGTAGTCGTTTTATCAGCCGCCGCATCTGCTTGTAACAGCGCGATTTACAGTACCGGCCGTATGTTACGCTCTTTAGCTCAAGAAGGCAGTGCGCCAAAGCCCTTTGAAAAATTAACCAAACATCAAGTTCCAGGTAATGCCATCTTCTTTTCGGCATTAGTCATTTTTATTGCCGTCATTTTAAATTACTTTATGCCCAGTGAGGTATTCACCATCGTAACAAGTGTTGCGACGACTTGTTTTTTGTTTATTTGGGGTATCTTGGTTTACACCCATATGAAATATCGCAAAAGTATGCTGGGAAAGAAAAGTCACGACTTCAAAATGCCCCTTTACCCTTATAGCAATGTCTTAATTTTTGCCTTTTTATTATTTGTTGCCGTCGTTTTACTTTTATCAAAAGAGACGCGTATTGCAGCCTTGGTAACGCCAGTTTGGTTTGTTATCTTGTGGCTCATTTATCATTTTAAATTCGAGCGAAAATAA
- a CDS encoding amino acid ABC transporter ATP-binding protein, which yields MAEQIINIQHLKKSFGENEVLKDIDFSVAKGEVVSIIGSSGSGKSTLLRCINLLEKPTSGEIYYKGENVLSPGYSLTKYRTHLGMVFQSFNLFNNMNVLENCVTGQTTVLKRNRAEAKKIALENLEKVGMDRYVDAKPAQLSGGQKQRVAIARALSMDPDVMLFDEPTSALDPEMVGEVLKTMKALAHTGLTMVVVTHEMDFARDVSDRVIFMDKGVIAEQGSPEDIFANPKEERTKKFLHRVLDKDA from the coding sequence ATGGCAGAACAAATTATTAACATTCAGCATTTGAAAAAAAGCTTTGGTGAAAATGAAGTTTTAAAAGATATCGATTTTTCTGTAGCTAAAGGTGAAGTTGTTTCAATTATCGGTTCCTCTGGTTCTGGTAAATCAACTTTATTACGCTGCATTAACTTACTAGAAAAACCTACTAGTGGTGAAATTTATTATAAAGGGGAAAATGTTTTATCCCCAGGTTATAGCCTGACAAAGTATCGGACGCATTTAGGCATGGTTTTCCAATCCTTTAATCTGTTCAACAATATGAATGTTTTGGAAAATTGTGTCACTGGTCAAACCACAGTTTTAAAACGAAACCGCGCTGAAGCAAAAAAGATTGCTTTAGAAAACTTAGAAAAAGTTGGTATGGATCGCTACGTTGATGCCAAGCCTGCTCAATTATCCGGTGGTCAAAAACAACGGGTAGCCATTGCGCGTGCGTTATCAATGGATCCAGATGTGATGCTTTTTGACGAACCAACTTCTGCGCTAGATCCTGAAATGGTAGGAGAAGTTTTAAAAACCATGAAAGCTTTAGCCCATACTGGTCTAACCATGGTAGTCGTAACCCACGAAATGGATTTTGCCCGTGATGTCTCTGATCGCGTAATCTTCATGGATAAAGGTGTTATCGCTGAACAAGGTTCACCAGAAGATATCTTTGCAAATCCAAAAGAAGAACGCACCAAAAAATTCCTACACCGCGTTTTAGACAAAGACGCATAA
- the ypfJ gene encoding KPN_02809 family neutral zinc metallopeptidase: protein MRFKGGRQSKNVEDRRSSSGGLSGGVIGGGGIGLLLIVLFSLFFSGGNIDLGSLLGTDNSPITAQQPTGTDDQKEFASVVFGHLEDYWNTEFKKTEYAQHQPDYQDPTLVLYSGSVRSACGQASSAVGPFYCPGDQKVYLDLSFQTELSQRFGATGDFAMAYVIAHEVGHHVQYELGTSEEMDRLRSQLSEKQYNRYSVALELQADYFAGCFARYLENKTYQGQPILEAGDIDEAIHAANQIGDDTLQQEAQGYVVPDSFTHGTSEQRVDWFKRGYQYGDLKHGDTFRAYNLKL, encoded by the coding sequence ATGCGTTTTAAAGGCGGACGACAAAGTAAAAACGTCGAAGACCGTAGAAGCAGTTCCGGCGGTTTATCCGGTGGTGTAATCGGCGGGGGCGGGATTGGCCTACTTTTAATCGTTTTATTCTCTTTATTCTTTTCTGGTGGCAATATCGATTTGGGGTCACTTTTAGGAACTGATAATAGCCCGATTACTGCCCAACAGCCCACTGGTACAGATGATCAAAAAGAATTTGCCAGCGTTGTTTTTGGCCACTTGGAAGATTATTGGAACACAGAATTCAAAAAAACAGAATACGCGCAACACCAACCAGATTATCAAGATCCGACATTGGTTTTATACAGCGGCAGTGTGCGCTCGGCTTGCGGCCAAGCTTCTTCTGCGGTTGGACCATTTTATTGTCCTGGAGATCAAAAAGTCTATCTAGATTTGAGTTTTCAAACAGAATTGTCCCAGCGCTTTGGCGCAACGGGTGATTTTGCCATGGCTTATGTTATTGCCCATGAAGTCGGACACCACGTTCAATACGAACTTGGCACCTCTGAAGAAATGGACCGCCTTCGCAGTCAGCTCTCAGAAAAACAATATAATCGTTACAGCGTCGCTTTAGAATTGCAGGCTGATTATTTTGCCGGTTGCTTTGCTCGCTATCTCGAAAATAAAACGTACCAAGGACAGCCTATCTTAGAAGCTGGTGATATTGATGAAGCCATTCATGCTGCCAATCAAATTGGCGACGATACCTTACAGCAAGAAGCTCAAGGGTATGTTGTTCCAGATAGCTTCACCCATGGCACTTCTGAGCAGCGCGTCGATTGGTTTAAACGCGGCTATCAATACGGTGATTTAAAACACGGTGATACCTTTCGTGCCTATAATTTGAAACTTTAG
- a CDS encoding TetR/AcrR family transcriptional regulator — MAVNQTKVKIATALIELVKTTDYNKISVQTIASQAGINRQTFYYHFADKDELLRFIYYSEALNFLTSDELSLDNWEEQVLQMLRAIHSRGDFYRKTVADRKEILIREFSQIVGRLFRKLFEEFDTENYLSESDKDFYGHFFAYGCSGVLLAWIEADYPESPLEIATQMFRLAKDVELYSYRLYQQDDQ, encoded by the coding sequence ATGGCTGTTAATCAGACAAAAGTAAAAATTGCGACAGCGTTAATCGAACTGGTGAAAACAACAGATTATAATAAAATCAGCGTGCAAACAATCGCCAGTCAAGCTGGTATTAACCGCCAGACTTTTTATTATCATTTTGCCGACAAAGATGAATTACTACGATTTATTTATTATAGTGAGGCATTAAACTTTTTAACAAGTGACGAGTTGTCTTTGGACAATTGGGAAGAACAGGTTTTACAAATGTTGCGGGCGATTCATTCACGAGGAGATTTCTATCGAAAAACCGTAGCCGATCGAAAAGAAATCCTAATTCGCGAATTTTCACAAATTGTCGGACGTCTTTTTCGTAAATTGTTTGAAGAATTTGATACAGAAAACTATTTGTCAGAATCTGATAAAGACTTTTATGGTCACTTTTTTGCCTATGGCTGTAGTGGTGTCTTGTTAGCTTGGATTGAAGCAGATTATCCAGAGTCCCCCTTAGAAATTGCGACCCAAATGTTTCGGCTGGCAAAAGACGTAGAGCTTTATTCGTATCGGTTATATCAACAAGATGATCAGTAG